A part of Corynebacterium afermentans subsp. lipophilum genomic DNA contains:
- a CDS encoding Pls/PosA family non-ribosomal peptide synthetase, which produces MSQPDNPLLRSHLAPPARTLIDVLTATAAEHPDAAAIDDGGANSADDGVLTYAELVEEIERRAADMRKMGVRDGGRVGIRMTSGSRELYLAILSTMRAGCAYVPVDADDPDERAETVFGEADVDAIWTDDGLRVLKPAQPTPLGEVTPDHDCWIIFTSGSTGKPKGVAVTHRSAAAFVDAEARLFCQDNPLGPDDRVLAGLSVAFDASCEEMWLAWGHGACLVPAPRALVRSGQDLGPWLIRRDITVVSTVPTLAGLWPKEALDNIRLLIVGGEACSQELTDRLADGREMWNTYGPTEATVVASAKQLFPGEAVTIGWPLDGWDLAVADDGELIIGGVGLARYLDPEKDAEKYAPMGDWERAYRTGDHVKLTDNGLAFIGRADDQVKIGGRRIELGEVEANVAALEGVYNSAVAVQELPSGDKVLVGYVSPNDGTELDVQQMRERLADTMPAALVPRLHVMDELPIRTSGKVDKKALPWPLPASVDAVGLTETETWVAEQWVEVLGLDVPGRDADFFELGGSSLAAAALITRLRERVPTIAVRDLYDHPRLETLASLIDELTLANRTAKREREVAPVGAGTRVAQTALMVPVMTLKAATAVTWVAIAANLLGLTDLSWSWLAAAFLVLCTPFGRIPIGALGARLIRGRVKPGVYKRGGAQHVRLWAAERWLVASGALNISSANAAKITARMLGAKIGKGVDMHAFAPVTGLLTVGEGSAIEPEVDLSGVWLDGDEFHIGEVSIGAEARVGARSTLMPGTEIRNGAHVEPGSTVTGRKPVKKRSRWAGSPARKVGRSKHRFPDERPPRRPLWALGYGLTSLFLALLPATAGVAGAAATVGLARVAHTSSVWGLLVFAPVGGLVYIGAGLLLTWLAVRVASIGVKPGVFPVRSVHGWALWTVTRLMDDARTRYFPIYAGLATPVWLRSLGAQIGERAEVSTAVMVPKLTEVRDGAFLADDTMVGTYELGDGWIRTDHTVVGKRSFVGNSGMVAPGRKLAKQSLVAVLSASPKKSKAGSNWWGSPPERMRRVEVEAAGEATYKPSASLMRKRGFVETLRLLAPMTQAVLAAVFAASVVTLLERFGFWTYLLGGLVWMAVGALAVLTAVVAKWVLVGRHRAGEHPLYSWFVWLNELQDQFVEVVAAPWFFNWASGSGEMNLVLRALGVRVGRGAWIESYWFPETDLCVVGRGASVGPGTVVQTHLFQDRVMSLDTVSILDSATLAAHSVSLPGSAIGAGATVGPGSLVMRGDEVPAMTVWQGNPVEPQ; this is translated from the coding sequence ATGTCTCAGCCCGACAACCCCCTCCTTCGCAGCCACCTGGCCCCGCCGGCGCGGACGCTCATCGACGTCCTCACGGCCACCGCCGCCGAGCACCCCGATGCCGCCGCCATCGACGACGGCGGCGCGAACTCCGCCGACGACGGCGTGCTCACCTACGCCGAACTGGTGGAGGAAATCGAGCGCCGCGCCGCCGACATGCGCAAGATGGGCGTGCGTGATGGGGGCCGCGTGGGGATCCGGATGACGTCGGGAAGCAGGGAGCTCTACCTTGCGATCCTGTCCACCATGCGCGCGGGCTGCGCGTACGTGCCGGTGGACGCGGACGACCCGGACGAGCGCGCGGAGACCGTGTTCGGAGAGGCGGACGTGGACGCGATCTGGACCGACGACGGCCTGCGGGTGCTCAAGCCTGCGCAGCCGACCCCGCTCGGCGAGGTCACCCCGGACCACGACTGCTGGATCATCTTCACCTCCGGCTCCACAGGAAAACCGAAAGGTGTGGCGGTGACGCACCGTTCGGCGGCCGCGTTCGTGGACGCGGAGGCGCGCCTGTTCTGCCAGGACAACCCGCTCGGCCCGGACGACCGCGTGCTGGCCGGGCTGTCCGTGGCCTTCGACGCGTCCTGCGAGGAGATGTGGCTGGCCTGGGGCCACGGCGCATGTCTGGTGCCGGCCCCGCGCGCGCTGGTGCGCTCCGGCCAGGACTTGGGCCCGTGGCTGATCCGCCGCGACATCACGGTCGTGTCCACGGTGCCGACGCTGGCCGGCCTGTGGCCGAAGGAGGCGCTGGACAACATCCGCCTGCTCATCGTGGGCGGCGAGGCCTGCTCGCAGGAACTGACCGACCGCCTGGCGGACGGCCGCGAGATGTGGAACACCTACGGCCCCACCGAGGCGACCGTGGTGGCCAGCGCGAAGCAACTGTTCCCGGGCGAGGCCGTGACCATCGGCTGGCCGCTCGACGGCTGGGATTTGGCAGTAGCCGACGACGGAGAACTCATCATCGGCGGCGTGGGCCTAGCCCGCTACCTGGACCCGGAAAAGGACGCGGAGAAGTACGCGCCGATGGGCGACTGGGAGCGCGCGTACCGCACAGGCGACCACGTCAAACTCACGGACAACGGCCTTGCCTTTATCGGCCGCGCGGACGACCAGGTGAAGATCGGCGGGCGCCGCATCGAGCTGGGCGAGGTGGAGGCCAACGTCGCCGCGCTCGAGGGCGTGTACAACTCGGCCGTGGCGGTGCAGGAGTTGCCGTCGGGCGACAAGGTGCTGGTGGGCTACGTCTCCCCCAACGACGGCACCGAGCTGGACGTGCAGCAGATGCGCGAGCGCCTCGCCGACACCATGCCCGCGGCGCTGGTGCCGCGCCTGCACGTCATGGACGAGCTGCCGATCCGCACCTCCGGCAAAGTGGACAAGAAGGCCCTGCCGTGGCCGCTGCCCGCCAGCGTGGACGCGGTCGGCCTGACCGAGACTGAAACGTGGGTGGCCGAGCAGTGGGTCGAGGTCCTCGGCCTGGACGTGCCGGGACGCGACGCGGACTTCTTCGAGCTCGGCGGCTCGTCGCTCGCGGCCGCCGCGCTGATCACCCGCCTGCGCGAGCGCGTGCCCACCATCGCGGTGCGCGACCTCTACGACCACCCCAGGCTAGAAACGCTTGCCTCGCTTATCGACGAGCTCACGCTTGCCAACCGCACCGCCAAACGCGAACGCGAGGTAGCGCCCGTCGGCGCCGGCACCCGCGTGGCGCAGACAGCGTTGATGGTGCCGGTGATGACGTTGAAGGCAGCCACGGCGGTGACCTGGGTGGCCATCGCGGCGAACCTGCTGGGCCTGACGGATCTGAGCTGGTCCTGGCTGGCCGCGGCGTTTTTGGTGCTGTGCACCCCGTTCGGGCGCATCCCGATCGGCGCACTGGGTGCCCGGCTGATCCGCGGCCGCGTGAAGCCCGGCGTGTACAAGCGCGGCGGCGCGCAGCACGTGCGGCTATGGGCGGCCGAGCGCTGGCTGGTCGCCTCCGGCGCGCTGAACATCTCCAGCGCCAACGCCGCGAAAATCACCGCCCGCATGCTGGGCGCAAAAATCGGCAAGGGTGTGGACATGCACGCGTTCGCGCCGGTGACGGGCCTGCTCACGGTCGGCGAGGGCTCCGCCATCGAGCCGGAGGTGGACCTGTCGGGCGTGTGGCTCGACGGCGACGAATTCCACATCGGCGAGGTGTCCATTGGCGCGGAGGCGCGCGTCGGTGCGCGTTCCACGCTCATGCCCGGCACCGAGATCCGCAACGGCGCACACGTGGAGCCGGGCTCCACCGTCACCGGCCGCAAACCCGTGAAGAAGCGCTCGCGCTGGGCGGGCTCGCCCGCGCGCAAGGTGGGCCGCTCCAAGCACCGCTTCCCCGACGAGCGCCCGCCGCGCCGCCCACTGTGGGCGCTGGGTTACGGCCTGACGTCACTGTTCCTCGCGCTGCTGCCGGCTACTGCCGGTGTCGCCGGCGCCGCCGCGACGGTGGGGCTGGCTCGCGTGGCGCATACCTCGTCGGTGTGGGGCCTGCTCGTGTTCGCCCCGGTCGGCGGCCTGGTCTACATCGGGGCTGGTTTGCTGTTGACGTGGCTGGCCGTGAGGGTGGCGTCGATAGGCGTAAAGCCCGGCGTCTTCCCTGTGCGCAGCGTGCATGGCTGGGCGCTGTGGACTGTGACCAGGCTTATGGACGACGCCCGCACCCGCTACTTCCCCATCTACGCAGGCCTGGCCACCCCGGTGTGGCTGCGGTCGCTGGGCGCGCAGATCGGCGAGCGCGCCGAGGTGTCCACCGCCGTGATGGTGCCGAAGCTGACCGAGGTGCGCGACGGGGCATTCCTTGCCGACGACACGATGGTCGGCACCTACGAACTCGGCGACGGCTGGATCCGCACCGACCACACCGTGGTGGGCAAGCGCTCCTTCGTGGGCAACTCCGGCATGGTCGCGCCCGGCCGCAAGCTGGCGAAACAGTCGCTGGTGGCGGTGCTGTCCGCGTCGCCGAAGAAGTCGAAGGCGGGCTCGAACTGGTGGGGCTCGCCGCCGGAGCGCATGCGCCGCGTCGAGGTTGAGGCCGCCGGCGAAGCGACCTACAAGCCGTCCGCGTCCTTGATGCGCAAGCGCGGGTTTGTGGAGACGCTGCGCCTGCTCGCGCCCATGACGCAGGCCGTGCTGGCCGCGGTGTTCGCCGCATCTGTGGTGACGCTTCTGGAGCGCTTCGGCTTCTGGACGTACCTCCTCGGCGGCCTAGTGTGGATGGCCGTGGGCGCGCTGGCCGTGCTCACCGCCGTGGTGGCGAAGTGGGTGCTGGTCGGGCGGCACCGCGCGGGTGAGCACCCGCTGTACTCCTGGTTCGTGTGGCTCAACGAGCTGCAGGACCAGTTCGTCGAGGTCGTCGCCGCGCCGTGGTTCTTCAACTGGGCCTCCGGCTCCGGCGAGATGAACCTGGTGCTGCGCGCGCTGGGTGTGCGCGTGGGCCGCGGCGCGTGGATCGAGTCCTACTGGTTCCCGGAGACGGACCTGTGCGTGGTGGGCCGCGGGGCGTCGGTCGGCCCGGGCACGGTGGTGCAGACGCACCTATTCCAGGACCGCGTGATGTCGCTGGACACAGTGTCGATCCTGGACTCCGCGACGCTGGCAGCGCATTCGGTGTCTCTGCCGGGGTCCGCGATCGGCGCCGGCGCGACGGTGGGCCCGGGCTCGCTGGTCATGCGCGGCGACGAGGTGCCGGCAATGACCGTGTGGCAGGGCAACCCCGTGGAGCCGCAGTAG
- a CDS encoding class C sortase, translated as MAKKSKRSNAVSWIVLILGALLLLYPIASTLSAQYRQIKQNEEYAGAVQELSDDTKARELARAHEYNDRLLAAGPHARAPRDEDPGFDDYMSQLTLPESYHVMARVRIPRINVDLPVYHTTRADVLYDGAGHMYGSTLPVGGDGTNAVISAHTGMVNAAMFDQLPMLKPGDDIFIDVMGQRLRYRMTSREVVKPDDYDAVTYEPGKDKITLITCTPYGLNTDRLLVHAERAPLDPDTPEPTVDAFVWSWWMIAVLVLILLVLLLILWKRWRDRRKNQRGRGPIGS; from the coding sequence ATGGCGAAGAAGAGTAAGCGCAGCAACGCCGTCTCCTGGATCGTGCTGATCCTGGGGGCGCTGCTGCTGCTGTACCCGATCGCGTCCACGCTGTCCGCGCAGTACCGGCAGATCAAGCAGAACGAAGAGTACGCGGGCGCGGTGCAGGAGCTCAGCGACGACACCAAGGCCCGCGAGCTCGCCCGCGCCCACGAATACAACGACCGGCTGCTGGCTGCTGGCCCCCACGCGCGCGCCCCGCGTGACGAGGACCCCGGCTTCGATGACTACATGTCCCAGCTGACCCTGCCGGAGAGCTACCACGTGATGGCACGCGTGCGCATCCCGCGCATCAATGTGGACTTGCCCGTGTACCACACCACCAGGGCGGACGTGCTTTACGACGGCGCCGGCCACATGTACGGCTCCACCCTGCCCGTCGGTGGCGACGGCACCAACGCGGTGATCTCCGCGCACACCGGCATGGTCAATGCAGCGATGTTCGATCAGCTGCCCATGCTCAAGCCCGGCGACGACATCTTCATCGACGTAATGGGGCAGCGCCTGCGCTACCGCATGACCTCGCGCGAGGTGGTCAAACCCGACGACTACGACGCCGTGACCTACGAGCCCGGCAAAGACAAGATCACGCTGATCACCTGTACCCCGTACGGGCTCAACACCGACCGTCTGCTTGTGCACGCCGAGCGCGCGCCCCTGGACCCGGACACCCCGGAGCCCACCGTGGACGCCTTCGTATGGTCCTGGTGGATGATCGCGGTGCTCGTGCTCATCCTACTGGTGCTCCTGCTGATCCTGTGGAAACGCTGGCGGGACCGGCGGAAGAATCAACGCGGACGCGGCCCGATCGGTAGCTAG
- a CDS encoding metallophosphoesterase family protein — protein MMSRRALAATTAALLATATTAVPANAAQPEAFPESTRPYLYFQSFDGVDNPAHFTHDLPEGWSQDVEGVTSGEARWNGWTISDVRHWTWAAGTDERHFFTQGHDQFAIIDSKQQRLAERDSMDARMTTEPIDIAGQDKVALEFDQHYRQGKKGQTALVAVGFDGGEPEVVDRLTSDRYSSHEYFELDVPEGAKTMQVTFSYLGGNDDYWWAVDNVAVRAPFTQAAETPNTVIDVISDTQDDPEDFKLAVRRLNAMPEKASALVINGDLVDNGSQEQWDKFLAARKEVPHDSGVELWTIGNHEMYGKETSEVHMQRFLKYSGQDKPWNEVVVDGTPLISINTEYYSDVDRGGKEPFQRISAEQLKWLDERLAHWDKQGVTALVFTHPLLPGTVSMSHSAWYQNDFEDEQAISDVLSKYNDIVAFTSHSHSSLKQNNWWGTRRYDGTPQGAIGFPVVNTGAILNEYLPDGDHDEEIVDDNAATGLRVKVYDDRMRVEAWDFKDGHSLLNPDGEAKLIKFQDFAKQHRLSTPPVQPPAEPTPETDADSASAEGSSAGAKAALVIGIVAALGGAFAFIASQFGDQLRGLLPAPIAGLR, from the coding sequence ATGATGTCCCGCCGCGCACTCGCCGCCACCACCGCTGCCCTCCTCGCCACCGCCACCACCGCCGTTCCCGCGAACGCCGCCCAGCCGGAGGCGTTCCCCGAATCCACTCGTCCGTACCTGTACTTCCAGAGCTTCGACGGGGTGGACAACCCCGCCCACTTCACGCACGACCTGCCTGAGGGCTGGTCGCAAGACGTTGAGGGCGTGACCTCCGGGGAGGCGCGCTGGAACGGCTGGACCATCTCGGATGTGCGCCACTGGACCTGGGCCGCCGGCACCGACGAGCGGCACTTTTTCACCCAGGGGCACGACCAGTTCGCCATCATCGATTCGAAGCAACAGCGCCTCGCCGAGCGCGACTCCATGGACGCGCGCATGACCACCGAGCCGATCGACATCGCAGGCCAAGACAAGGTCGCCCTCGAGTTCGATCAGCACTACCGGCAGGGCAAGAAGGGTCAAACCGCACTGGTTGCGGTGGGGTTCGATGGTGGGGAACCGGAGGTCGTCGATAGGCTAACTAGCGATCGCTACTCCTCCCACGAGTACTTCGAGCTCGACGTGCCGGAAGGCGCGAAGACGATGCAGGTGACGTTTAGCTACCTCGGCGGCAACGACGACTACTGGTGGGCCGTGGACAACGTCGCGGTACGCGCGCCGTTCACCCAGGCCGCGGAGACGCCGAACACCGTCATCGACGTCATCTCCGATACGCAAGACGACCCGGAGGACTTCAAGCTGGCCGTCCGGCGCCTCAACGCCATGCCTGAGAAGGCGAGCGCGCTGGTGATCAACGGCGACTTGGTGGATAACGGCAGCCAGGAGCAGTGGGACAAGTTCCTCGCCGCGCGCAAGGAGGTCCCGCATGATTCGGGTGTGGAGCTGTGGACCATCGGCAACCACGAGATGTACGGCAAGGAAACCTCGGAGGTGCACATGCAGCGCTTCCTCAAATACTCCGGGCAGGACAAGCCGTGGAACGAGGTGGTGGTGGACGGCACCCCGCTGATCTCCATCAACACGGAGTACTACTCGGACGTCGACCGCGGCGGCAAGGAGCCGTTCCAGCGCATCTCCGCCGAGCAGCTGAAGTGGCTGGATGAGCGCCTCGCGCACTGGGATAAGCAGGGCGTGACCGCGCTGGTGTTCACGCACCCGCTGCTGCCTGGGACGGTGTCCATGAGCCATTCCGCCTGGTATCAGAACGATTTCGAGGACGAGCAGGCCATCTCCGACGTGCTGTCCAAGTACAACGACATCGTCGCGTTCACCAGCCACTCGCACTCCTCGCTGAAGCAAAACAACTGGTGGGGCACCAGGCGTTACGACGGCACCCCGCAAGGCGCCATCGGCTTCCCCGTAGTGAACACCGGCGCGATCCTCAACGAGTACCTGCCGGACGGCGACCACGACGAGGAGATCGTGGATGACAACGCCGCCACCGGCCTGCGCGTGAAGGTCTACGACGATCGCATGCGCGTCGAGGCCTGGGACTTCAAGGACGGCCACAGCCTGCTCAACCCCGACGGCGAGGCGAAGCTGATTAAGTTCCAGGACTTTGCCAAGCAGCACCGCCTATCGACGCCTCCGGTGCAGCCCCCGGCAGAACCCACCCCGGAGACAGATGCTGATTCTGCTTCGGCGGAGGGATCCTCTGCCGGCGCGAAAGCCGCCCTGGTCATCGGCATCGTCGCGGCGCTCGGCGGGGCCTTCGCGTTTATCGCCTCGCAGTTTGGTGACCAGTTGCGCGGGTTGCTGCCGGCTCCGATCGCGGGGCTCCGGTAG
- a CDS encoding SpaH/EbpB family LPXTG-anchored major pilin codes for MSNLSKKTFALAAAAAFATATPLAVAPDLAPVAVAQNNQAVDVNKTASLTIHKQEGDPGDATGNVEGTEFIVERVQMQNGLNTAAGWKEAGDIVNAGADAATIDTTFTAQNVKTGADGIAKFDNLKVGIYKVTEKTNGNYTVAAPFLVTLPLTQDGELNYNPTVSPKNQKLDPTKAADDANANIGDEITYTVKAPVPAGDVLQDGTRTISQFRITDDLQKELTYVADSAAVTLIGAKDGVDASLQSGDYTITNNGQNLTVEFTEAGLQRLEKLRGENPGLTAQVVFKAKVNAIPANGQINNTANVYVPNREDPIPTKPETTKDGDQDTNNTTTQYVNVEVTKNLNGNAVEDEKTGNGAEFEIYPCAPDGNKGYAVAKDAEAIKGTATANSTELATSFTAQGGDVASAKAAVASGFGMQLNPTVQYCAVETKAPQGYLVNPDPQLLTRTTEGTDTTRPVYTVAVNDVKDNIWGRLPATGERTMLYILALGLVLFGGGAAYQLSRRNA; via the coding sequence ATGTCGAACCTTTCGAAGAAAACCTTCGCGCTGGCCGCCGCGGCCGCGTTCGCAACCGCCACCCCGCTCGCCGTCGCCCCGGACCTCGCGCCGGTTGCCGTCGCGCAGAACAACCAGGCCGTTGACGTGAACAAGACGGCGAGCCTGACCATCCACAAGCAGGAAGGCGACCCGGGCGATGCCACCGGCAACGTTGAGGGCACCGAGTTCATCGTCGAGCGCGTGCAGATGCAAAACGGGCTGAACACCGCCGCGGGCTGGAAGGAAGCCGGCGACATCGTCAACGCTGGCGCCGATGCAGCGACTATCGACACCACCTTCACCGCCCAAAACGTCAAGACCGGTGCCGACGGCATCGCTAAGTTCGACAACCTCAAGGTCGGCATCTACAAGGTCACCGAGAAGACCAACGGCAACTACACCGTCGCCGCCCCGTTCCTGGTCACGCTGCCGCTGACGCAGGACGGCGAATTGAACTACAACCCGACCGTCTCCCCGAAGAACCAGAAGCTGGACCCGACCAAGGCTGCAGACGACGCGAACGCCAACATCGGCGACGAGATCACCTACACCGTCAAGGCACCGGTGCCGGCGGGTGACGTGCTGCAGGACGGCACCCGCACCATCAGCCAGTTCCGTATCACCGACGACCTGCAGAAGGAACTGACCTACGTCGCTGACTCGGCGGCCGTCACCCTCATCGGCGCCAAGGACGGCGTGGACGCTTCCCTGCAGTCCGGCGACTACACCATCACCAACAACGGCCAGAACCTCACCGTCGAGTTCACCGAGGCCGGCCTGCAGCGCTTGGAGAAGCTGCGCGGCGAGAACCCGGGCCTGACCGCCCAGGTGGTGTTCAAAGCGAAGGTCAACGCGATCCCGGCAAACGGCCAGATCAACAACACCGCCAACGTCTACGTGCCCAACCGCGAGGATCCGATTCCGACCAAGCCGGAGACCACCAAGGACGGCGACCAGGACACCAACAACACCACCACGCAGTACGTCAACGTCGAGGTGACCAAGAACCTCAACGGCAATGCGGTGGAGGACGAAAAGACCGGCAACGGCGCCGAGTTCGAGATCTACCCCTGCGCACCGGACGGCAACAAAGGCTACGCAGTAGCCAAGGACGCCGAGGCGATCAAGGGCACCGCAACTGCCAACTCCACCGAGCTCGCAACCTCCTTCACCGCCCAGGGCGGCGACGTCGCCTCCGCGAAGGCCGCTGTGGCCTCCGGCTTCGGCATGCAGCTCAACCCGACCGTGCAGTACTGCGCAGTTGAGACCAAGGCGCCGCAGGGCTACCTGGTTAACCCGGACCCGCAGCTGCTTACCCGCACCACGGAGGGCACCGACACCACCCGCCCCGTCTACACCGTCGCGGTCAACGACGTGAAGGACAACATCTGGGGCCGCCTGCCCGCGACCGGTGAGCGCACCATGCTCTACATCCTGGCGCTCGGCCTCGTGCTGTTCGGTGGTGGCGCTGCGTACCAGCTCAGCCGCCGCAACGCTTAA